One Fundidesulfovibrio terrae genomic window carries:
- a CDS encoding acyl-CoA thioesterase, which yields MIRPGEEFPKAETRFRLFVSYGETDAMGVVYYGNYAHWFERARGQFLRERGLSYAEVERRGVMLPVREMTVRYLAPARYDEEIIVRAGISQWTRASVTFVYQVYGPPEASKPLCLGSTQHACVDAGGKPMAVPQWLKDICAA from the coding sequence GTGATCCGCCCGGGCGAGGAGTTCCCCAAGGCCGAGACGCGCTTCCGGCTGTTTGTTTCCTACGGGGAAACGGACGCCATGGGCGTGGTGTACTACGGCAACTACGCCCACTGGTTCGAGCGGGCGCGCGGGCAGTTCCTGCGCGAGCGCGGGCTCTCCTACGCCGAGGTGGAGCGCCGGGGAGTCATGCTGCCGGTGCGCGAGATGACCGTGCGCTACCTGGCCCCGGCCCGCTACGACGAGGAAATCATTGTGCGCGCGGGCATCAGCCAGTGGACCCGGGCCTCCGTTACCTTCGTCTACCAGGTGTACGGCCCGCCCGAGGCGTCGAAGCCCCTCTGCCTGGGCTCCACCCAGCACGCCTGCGTCGACGCGGGCGGCAAGCCCATGGCCGTACCGCAATGGCTCAAGGACATCTGCGCCGCGTGA
- a CDS encoding ferredoxin encodes MAMPYVDQDECIGCESCVEICPGVFHMNDDGKAEVIDGASGDESCIQEAMDSCPAECIHWQD; translated from the coding sequence ATGGCCATGCCCTATGTGGACCAGGATGAATGCATCGGCTGCGAATCGTGCGTGGAGATCTGCCCCGGGGTTTTTCACATGAACGATGACGGCAAGGCGGAAGTCATCGACGGCGCCTCCGGCGACGAATCCTGCATCCAGGAGGCCATGGACTCCTGCCCGGCCGAGTGCATCCACTGGCAGGACTAG
- a CDS encoding FeoA family protein translates to MVPLNTCRRGSKVRVVTLCEDPRCRCRLCALGLTPGVEAEVSQGGDCCRINVRGGEICLGEGLAGRVMVTPV, encoded by the coding sequence ATGGTTCCCCTGAATACATGCCGTCGCGGCAGCAAGGTGCGGGTAGTCACCCTGTGCGAAGATCCCCGGTGCCGGTGCCGGTTGTGCGCCCTGGGGCTCACCCCCGGAGTCGAGGCCGAGGTGAGCCAGGGGGGAGACTGCTGCCGCATCAACGTCCGGGGAGGCGAGATCTGCCTGGGCGAGGGGCTGGCCGGACGGGTCATGGTCACCCCGGTCTGA
- a CDS encoding HD-GYP domain-containing protein, with protein MSEQKYLPISPLLITHGDAFSFNVYLKNKTSQAYVLFAASEKMTDRHKISLVENDVSELYIDLGDSKRFEKYIYENYGKVLSNEGIPLSVRAEIFHDHSTSLSREVFATGLPGNVVPPEMLEKIERTLTSNYEFLVSNSGAFKSVARLIDHNYKTYSHCVNVSVYTLVMLVQLNRFDAIETDAGVGAFLHDIGKQLIPNEILDKPARLTDAEFDTVKKHSQFGFSIAKQSGLPDVACECALKHHEKLDGSGYPLGLAEDDLPYYAQAVTIADIYDALTAERPYCRAYTPFEALKIMAKDVDRGKLDKHIFKLLVDVLGGNLWTT; from the coding sequence ATGTCCGAACAGAAGTACCTTCCCATCTCCCCGTTGTTGATCACTCATGGGGATGCATTTTCCTTTAACGTCTACCTCAAGAACAAGACGTCCCAGGCATACGTGCTGTTCGCCGCCAGCGAAAAAATGACGGACAGGCACAAAATATCGCTTGTAGAAAATGATGTTTCGGAACTGTACATCGATCTCGGCGATTCGAAGCGGTTCGAGAAGTACATCTATGAAAATTACGGGAAGGTGCTTTCCAACGAGGGCATTCCCCTGTCCGTGCGCGCGGAAATTTTCCACGACCACAGCACGTCGCTTTCGCGCGAGGTGTTCGCCACGGGGCTGCCGGGAAACGTGGTGCCGCCCGAGATGCTGGAGAAGATCGAAAGGACGCTTACGTCCAACTACGAGTTCCTGGTCTCCAACTCTGGAGCCTTCAAGAGCGTGGCCCGCCTGATAGACCACAACTACAAGACCTACAGCCACTGTGTGAACGTGTCCGTCTACACGCTGGTCATGCTGGTGCAGCTGAACAGGTTCGACGCCATCGAGACCGACGCGGGCGTCGGCGCCTTCCTGCACGACATCGGCAAGCAACTCATTCCCAACGAGATTCTCGATAAGCCGGCCCGGCTCACGGACGCGGAGTTCGACACCGTCAAGAAGCACAGCCAGTTCGGTTTTTCCATCGCCAAGCAGTCCGGCCTGCCGGACGTGGCCTGCGAGTGCGCGCTCAAGCACCACGAGAAGCTCGACGGCTCGGGGTATCCCCTGGGACTTGCAGAGGACGACCTCCCCTATTACGCCCAGGCCGTGACCATCGCGGACATCTACGACGCCCTGACCGCCGAACGGCCGTACTGCCGGGCCTACACGCCCTTCGAGGCCCTCAAGATCATGGCCAAGGACGTGGACCGGGGCAAGCTGGACAAGCACATCTTCAAACTGCTGGTGGATGTGCTGGGCGGAAACCTCTGGACCACGTGA
- the apgM gene encoding 2,3-bisphosphoglycerate-independent phosphoglycerate mutase: MRRKFLFLVADGMGGWPGELDAATAMEAAATPVMDAMARKGLVGLARTIPPGMPPGSDVANMALLGFDPASHHTGRGPIEAAAQGLELAEDDLVWRCNLVSVTDYSAGGLMLDYSSGHITTEQSRPLIQALDEYCAKCSDEFAPFRFYPGVQYRHLLVQRGAASLPEAKLPIRPPHDITDQPIAQDLDAYRSSPLLWSLTRCAARFLEGSGNATKANAIWPWGQGRALTLPGFEQAFGMKGAVISAVDLIKGLGRAAGMEVIDVEGATGLLETNYEGKVRAAMDFLKHGDFAFVHLEGPDECGHGGDAKGKAEAVARFDSRVAAPLLEAFPDAVFLVTCDHLTPIAKRTHVNDPVPFVLFGRGVAQNGATAFSEAQAASTGLLVDEGHTLLAWALKQAGMP; encoded by the coding sequence ATGCGACGTAAATTCCTTTTTCTGGTGGCCGACGGCATGGGCGGATGGCCCGGCGAGCTGGACGCGGCCACGGCCATGGAGGCCGCCGCCACCCCGGTCATGGACGCCATGGCCCGCAAGGGCCTGGTGGGCCTGGCCCGCACCATCCCGCCCGGAATGCCTCCCGGCTCCGACGTGGCCAACATGGCCCTCCTGGGCTTCGACCCCGCCTCGCACCACACAGGGCGCGGCCCCATAGAGGCCGCCGCCCAGGGCCTGGAACTGGCCGAGGACGATCTGGTCTGGCGCTGCAACCTGGTCAGCGTGACCGACTACTCCGCGGGCGGCCTGATGCTCGACTACTCCTCTGGCCACATCACCACCGAGCAGTCCCGGCCGCTCATCCAGGCCCTGGACGAATACTGCGCCAAGTGCTCCGACGAATTCGCCCCTTTCCGGTTCTACCCCGGCGTGCAGTACCGCCACCTGCTCGTGCAGCGCGGAGCGGCCTCCCTGCCCGAGGCGAAACTGCCCATCCGCCCCCCCCACGACATCACCGACCAGCCCATCGCCCAGGACCTGGACGCCTACCGCTCCTCGCCGCTCCTCTGGAGCCTGACCCGCTGCGCCGCCCGCTTCTTGGAAGGTTCCGGCAACGCCACCAAGGCCAACGCCATCTGGCCCTGGGGACAGGGCCGGGCGCTCACCCTGCCCGGCTTCGAGCAGGCTTTCGGCATGAAGGGCGCGGTCATCTCGGCGGTGGACCTCATCAAGGGCCTGGGGCGCGCCGCAGGCATGGAGGTCATCGACGTGGAAGGCGCCACCGGACTCCTGGAGACCAACTACGAGGGCAAGGTCCGCGCGGCCATGGATTTCCTCAAGCACGGCGACTTCGCCTTCGTGCACCTGGAAGGCCCCGACGAATGCGGCCACGGCGGCGACGCCAAGGGCAAGGCCGAGGCCGTGGCCCGGTTCGACTCCCGAGTGGCCGCGCCGCTTCTGGAAGCCTTTCCGGACGCCGTTTTCCTGGTCACCTGCGACCACCTGACCCCCATCGCCAAGCGCACCCACGTGAACGACCCCGTGCCCTTCGTGCTCTTCGGCCGGGGCGTGGCGCAAAACGGCGCGACGGCCTTCAGCGAGGCCCAGGCGGCGTCCACCGGACTTCTTGTCGACGAGGGGCACACCCTGCTGGCCTGGGCCCTCAAACAGGCGGGCATGCCGTGA
- a CDS encoding flagellar biosynthesis anti-sigma factor FlgM codes for MDREIKHPDGKRTDPSSESPEERAKRVADIKRRVAQGSYNVDSREILYNMIKTAP; via the coding sequence ATGGACCGCGAAATAAAACACCCCGACGGCAAGCGAACGGACCCGTCCTCGGAATCCCCCGAGGAGAGGGCCAAGCGCGTGGCCGACATCAAGCGCCGCGTGGCGCAGGGGTCTTACAACGTGGACAGCCGTGAGATCCTCTACAACATGATAAAGACCGCCCCTTGA
- a CDS encoding response regulator, giving the protein MRVLIVEDEISHRMLLQRYLRDVCAADVAVNGREAVDAFRLAMDEGDPYSLILLDLEMPEMNGQEALLAMRDIEASAGVPPGRETKVLVITAHNDQKKVCDAFFKGNAAGYLVKPAKESSLLGLIEELGVLPH; this is encoded by the coding sequence ATGCGCGTATTGATAGTCGAGGACGAAATCTCCCACCGGATGCTGCTGCAACGCTACCTGCGCGATGTCTGCGCCGCCGACGTGGCGGTCAACGGACGCGAGGCCGTGGACGCCTTCCGCCTGGCCATGGATGAAGGCGATCCCTATTCCCTGATACTGCTCGACCTCGAGATGCCGGAAATGAACGGCCAGGAGGCGCTGCTGGCCATGCGGGACATCGAGGCTTCCGCGGGCGTGCCGCCGGGCCGGGAAACCAAGGTCCTGGTCATCACCGCCCACAACGACCAGAAGAAGGTCTGCGATGCCTTCTTCAAGGGCAACGCGGCGGGATACCTGGTCAAGCCGGCCAAGGAATCCTCCCTGCTGGGGCTCATCGAGGAACTGGGCGTCCTCCCTCATTAA
- a CDS encoding amidohydrolase family protein, protein MSIDFHTHAFHPKIAGKVLEQLEGHYGISPVGTGEMDDLLARLDAAGIERAAVLAAATAPAQVIPANNWAIELARTQPRIVPFGTIHPGYPDCEAELDRLESAGIKGIKIHADFQGFRLDDPALFPVLEAIRGRFVALFHVGDRLPPEKNPSCPAKLAAIHRDFPGLTIVAAHLGGYLHWAEALTHLAGSDIYLDTSSSLPFIDGGLLASILDRHPAERVLFGSDYPLFDPAREIARLRQRLGLSDADLELLLANGEALLAD, encoded by the coding sequence GTGAGCATCGATTTCCACACCCACGCCTTCCACCCCAAGATCGCCGGCAAGGTCCTCGAGCAGCTCGAGGGCCATTACGGCATCTCGCCCGTGGGCACCGGCGAGATGGACGACCTCCTGGCCCGGCTGGACGCAGCCGGAATCGAGCGGGCCGCCGTGCTCGCCGCCGCCACCGCCCCGGCCCAGGTGATCCCGGCCAACAACTGGGCCATCGAGCTGGCCAGGACCCAGCCCAGGATCGTGCCCTTCGGCACCATCCACCCAGGCTACCCGGACTGCGAGGCCGAACTGGACCGCCTGGAGAGCGCGGGCATCAAGGGCATCAAAATCCACGCGGACTTCCAAGGATTCCGCCTGGACGACCCGGCCCTCTTCCCCGTGCTGGAGGCCATCCGGGGGCGCTTCGTGGCCCTGTTCCACGTGGGCGACCGCCTGCCCCCGGAGAAGAACCCCTCCTGCCCGGCCAAGCTGGCCGCCATCCACCGCGACTTCCCGGGCCTGACCATCGTGGCCGCGCACCTGGGCGGCTACCTGCACTGGGCCGAGGCCCTCACGCACCTGGCCGGGTCGGACATCTACCTGGACACATCCTCCAGCCTGCCCTTCATCGACGGAGGCCTGCTCGCCTCCATCCTGGATCGCCATCCCGCCGAGCGCGTGCTCTTCGGCAGCGACTACCCTCTTTTCGACCCCGCCCGGGAGATCGCCCGCCTGCGGCAACGCCTGGGTCTTTCCGACGCCGACCTGGAACTGCTCCTGGCAAACGGCGAGGCCCTCCTCGCGGACTGA
- a CDS encoding universal stress protein — protein sequence MPPLEKHLLVTISEDINALFGLRYVYGFFSNRDLVRLTLFYVTPRVTGSVMSESVVPYCEPGQKPGMGTSCRKPPSALATARDWLLDMGFPPDRITLKSSPAKLGTVKDIAAEAEQGLYDAVVLGRRGLSWFDEIFDDSITHRLLWETITFPLWVCRNPLRHRKNVLLCVDGSEQSQRVADHVGFILRNEPEHSVTVFHNRAQSLPEGERIEDIMRQTGEILRQNGIEEERIDYLVKSSKDPADLILKQARAGEYAAVAVGRSGDRPTAMDNIFGTTSLTLLRKLEGAALWISK from the coding sequence GTGCCCCCCCTGGAGAAACACCTGCTGGTGACCATATCGGAGGACATCAACGCCCTCTTCGGTCTCCGGTATGTCTACGGCTTCTTCAGCAACCGCGATCTGGTCCGGCTGACCCTGTTTTACGTCACCCCGCGCGTGACGGGCTCGGTCATGTCCGAATCGGTCGTCCCCTATTGCGAGCCGGGGCAGAAGCCGGGGATGGGCACCTCGTGCCGCAAGCCCCCCTCTGCCCTGGCCACGGCCCGCGACTGGCTCCTGGACATGGGATTCCCCCCCGACAGGATCACCCTCAAGTCTTCCCCGGCCAAGCTGGGCACGGTCAAGGACATCGCGGCCGAGGCCGAACAGGGCCTCTACGACGCCGTGGTGCTCGGGCGCAGGGGGCTCTCCTGGTTCGACGAGATCTTCGACGACTCCATCACCCACCGCCTGCTGTGGGAGACCATCACCTTCCCCCTCTGGGTGTGCCGCAACCCCTTGCGCCACCGCAAGAACGTGCTCCTGTGCGTGGACGGTTCCGAACAGTCCCAACGTGTGGCCGACCACGTGGGCTTCATCCTGCGAAACGAGCCCGAACACTCCGTGACCGTGTTCCACAACCGGGCCCAGAGCCTGCCCGAAGGCGAGCGCATCGAGGACATCATGCGCCAGACCGGGGAAATCCTGCGCCAGAACGGCATCGAGGAAGAGCGTATCGACTACCTGGTGAAGTCGTCCAAGGACCCCGCCGACCTGATCCTCAAGCAGGCCCGGGCCGGGGAATACGCCGCCGTGGCCGTGGGACGCTCCGGCGACAGGCCCACCGCCATGGACAACATCTTCGGCACCACCAGCCTGACGCTTCTGCGGAAGCTCGAGGGCGCGGCCCTGTGGATATCCAAGTAG
- a CDS encoding FeoA family protein: protein MDQALSLRLLKVGEKAQIVRIMAEGELGRRIRDMGLVPGAEVEVVGRAPLKDPVALRLKGFTLSLRNNEADFIMVSPPEALS from the coding sequence ATGGATCAGGCTCTGTCGTTACGCCTGCTCAAGGTCGGCGAGAAGGCGCAAATCGTGCGCATCATGGCCGAGGGAGAGCTTGGCAGGCGCATCCGGGACATGGGCCTGGTGCCCGGCGCGGAAGTGGAAGTGGTGGGCAGGGCTCCTCTCAAGGACCCCGTGGCCCTGCGCCTGAAAGGATTCACCCTGTCGCTTCGCAACAACGAGGCCGACTTCATCATGGTATCCCCCCCGGAGGCCCTGTCGTGA